A part of Cannabis sativa cultivar Pink pepper isolate KNU-18-1 chromosome 6, ASM2916894v1, whole genome shotgun sequence genomic DNA contains:
- the LOC115725485 gene encoding serine acetyltransferase 1, chloroplastic: protein MKVLVVRAQPLLLFKKRTFFLSTPNNHKKDFLTFSTIFPLAKHPNSNPMAACIDMAPTGSSTQPNPRSHQSKEPNNNNNNSSNHLKFVSFCRRSFSSDNTVSCAATTICPTRTVATTSESRKVIDYGEDPDEDKIDLWLKMQGEARTDIEEEPILTSFYLSSILSQNSFESALANHLSLKLSNPSLPSNTLFDIFIGVLTEDEEIIKAVKDDLRAVKERDPACISYVHCFLNFKGFLACQAHRVAHKLWSQRRKVLALLIQNRVSEVFAVDIHPGAKIGHGILLDHATGVVVGETAVIGNNVSILHNVTLGGTGKACGDRHPKIGDGVLIGAGTCILGNIRIGEGAKIGAGSVVIKDVPARTTAVGNPARLVGGKQNPIKLDKIPSLTMDHTSHISEWSDYVI from the coding sequence ATGAAAGTTCTAGTGGTGAGAGCTCAACCATTATTACTATTTAAAAAGAGGACCTTTTTTCTCTCAACCCCAAATAACCACAAAAAAGATTTCCTCACTTTCTCGACGATTTTCCCACTTGCCAAACACCCCAATTCCAACCCCATGGCCGCTTGCATCGACATGGCTCCAACAGGCTCATCAACCCAACCAAACCCACGTTCCCACCAATCCAAAGaacccaacaacaacaacaacaacagctcAAACCACTTAAAGTTCGTATCTTTTTGCCGGAGAAGCTTTTCCTCCGACAACACAGTTTCCTGCGCCGCCACGACGATTTGTCCGACCCGTACGGTCGCCACCACCTCCGAATCTCGTAAGGTAATCGATTATGGCGAAGACCCAGATGAGGATAAGATCGATCTGTGGCTGAAAATGCAAGGTGAGGCTCGTACGGACATTGAAGAAGAACCCATTTTAACAAGCTtttatttaagttctattttgTCTCAGAATTCATTTGAGAGTGCTCTTGCTAATCATCTCTCGTTGAAATTAAGCAATCCAAGTCTTCCTAGCAATACCCTTTTCGATATTTTCATTGGGGTTCTAACAGAAGATGAAGAAATCATCAAAGCTGTTAAAGATGATCTTAGAGCTGTTAAAGAAAGAGACCCAGCTTGTATAAGTTATGTTCattgttttttaaatttcaaaggCTTTTTAGCTTGTCAAGCTCATAGGGTTGCTCATAAATTATGGTCACAAAGAAGAAAGGTGTTAGCTTTATTGATTCAGAACAGAGTTTCTGAGGTTTTTGCTGTTGATATTCATCCAGGTGCTAAAATTGGACATGGGATTTTACTTGATCATGCTACTGGTGTTGTTGTTGGTGAAACTGCTGTGATTGGTAACAATGTTTCAATTTTGCATAATGTGACTTTAGGTGGGACAGGTAAGGCTTGTGGTGATAGACATCCTAAGATTGGTGATGGGGTTTTGATTGGTGCTGGGACTTGTATACTTGGTAATATTAGAATTGGTGAAGGTGCTAAGATTGGTGCTGGTTCTGTTGTGATTAAAGATGTTCCTGCAAGAACTACTGCAGTTGGTAATCCAGCTAGATTGGTTGGTGGGAAACAAAATCCAATTAAGCTTGATAAGATTCCTAGCTTAACTATGGATCATACTTCTCATATTTCTGAGTGGTCTGATTATGTTATCTGA